Genomic segment of Chloracidobacterium sp. N:
CCAACCAACTGCTGACGACCGGCGCATCCGGCTTGACGGCTCCCACGCCCACCTCCGGGCCGAAACGGAGATTGCCGATGGACTCAACCAGGGCCCTGGCGAGCGCCAGCAACTCGTGGTGGCGCCAACGGCTATCGGTATCGGCCTGCAAATGTTCGAGAAGAACGAGGGTTTTGTGCAGAGGGAGCGGACTTATGGAGTTGGTCAGCAGCAACTCCATCTGTTCCGGTGGAAGCTCTCTGAGTTCGGGTGGCGTTGGGGTGCGGCTGCCATTCGTCGCGGCAAGCAGTCCGAACGCCTCGTCGGCAATGCCGGACGCCTGAAGCGCCGCCCAGGTCTTGCCGGCAATCCATTCAGCGTGGTCTGACAACGCATCCGGGTCTGGACGCCAATCCACCTTGGTCTGGCTGGCGAACCAGGCCACCGGATTGCTTTCAATGCCGATGCTGGGAATACCGAGCTTTTTGCACTCGACGAGGGTCGTCCCCGTTCCACAAAATGGATCGAGAACGCAGTGGTGCTCCGAGACGCCAAACCGGTGCAGGTAGTGGCGCACCAGGTGAGGTGGAAACGACAGTACGAAGCGATACCAGTTGTGAACCGGCTCGTCAGCATCGTCCATCTGGTTGTTCTGCAGAGAAAACCGGCGCATGTCACCCATGATTTTCGGTTCACACGGATTCCCGCAACCCCCGGTCCGGCGCCATTCAAAACCTGGCAGACAGCTTTGCCGTACTCCGGCGGCTTGACAGCACGGCTTCTTTCCGGGTAGCGATTGTCCAGCGGAAGGCTGATGTGCTTGCGTAGCTCAGTGGATAGAGCAACCGCCTCCTAAGCGGTAGGTCGCCGGTTCGATTCCGGCCGCGAGCATATTGCCGGCCCCACCGGCAGGCAACCGGCTTTGCGCTACCGCCTTGACCGTCCACGCCACAGGGTAGCCATGCCCACATCCGGGGGCCGCCACCGAAATGCTTTCACCGATCAATCCCAGTCGCCCAGACGGATGCCCAGCACAGTGATGTCATCCCGCTGCGGCAGCCCGTTCTGGTAGTCCTGCAACAGGGCGAGCAACTGCGCCTTCTGCTCAGCCAGGGGCCGGTGATACAACCGGCCAAGCTGCTGACGCAGAACCCGCGTGCTGTATCGGCGGCCCTGTGCTCCCCCCGGCTGATCGGCAAACCCATCGGAAGTCAGATACAGAACCAGCCCCCGGTCAAAGGACAGTCCATGGTTGCGGAACGTCTCCCGGTGGCGGCGACTGAAACCACCAATGGCACGTCGGTTGCCCGACAACTGGCGGATGAGCCCATTCTCTTCCGGTCCTTCACCGGCCACGGCGTAGTAGAGCGGTCGCCCGGCGCCGGCAAAGGTCACCTGCCGGTGCCGGAGGCTGATGTGGCACAGCGTCATCTCCAAACCATCCAGCGTTTCCACGGATGCCGCCGTCTCCCGGTGCCCGTGCACCTGAAGGGTCTCCAGCAAACTGGCATCCAGCCGTTCGAGGATGGCCGCCGGATCGGTGATGCCCTCCCCGCGTACGATTTGGGTCAGCAGGATGCTGCCGGCCATCGCCAGCAGCGCCCCCGGCACACCATGCCCGGTGCAGTCGGCGACCGCCACTATCACGTCTTCATCTTCCCCCACCTGATCGAACCAGTAAAAGTCACCCGATACGATGTCCTTGGGCAAAAACACAATGAAATGCTCTTCCAGAACGGCTGCCATCCGCTCCCGGTACATCAGCATGGAACGCTGAATGCGCTCGGCGTAACGGATGCTGTCGAGCATCTCCGCCTGCTGCATGGCGATCTCATCGCGTTGCCGGACGACCTCCGCCGTCCGCGCCTGGACAACCGCTTCGAGCTGCGCGGCGCGCCGCTCCAGAATCCCCAGCCGCCACCGCACACCGCCATACACCGCTCCGACGACAACCAATCCGTAGAGCGTGAGCATCCACCACCGCCGCCAGAGTGGAGGGTAGAGATAGAAGCTGTACGCTGCGCCGACCTCATTCCAGACGTCATCGTTGTTGCAGGCCTGAACACGAAACACATACCGCCCGGCCGAAAGGTTGGTGTAGAAGGCCGTCCGGCGGTCGCCGACATCCACCCAGTTGGCATCGTAGCCCTCCAGCCGGAAGCGAAACCGGACGCGGTCCGGAATGAGAAAACTCAGGCCGGCGCAGTCGAACTCCACCCGCCCTTCATCCTGCGCAAAGGTGCCCTGCCCCTCGGCCGTGGGCACATCAATGCACGGGACACCGTTGACCACCACGCGCTCAATCCAGACCGGCGGCGGAAGTGGGTTGGAAACCAGTTCACGGGGGATGATCCGTACCGCGCCACGCGCGGTCGGAAACCACAGTTCCCCACGGCGGGTCGCCCAGCCGGCCGGAGAGGAAGCCCCATTGCACTGGCGCGTCCTCATGCCATCGGGAATCCCATACACCCTGGTGGACTCCAATGCCGGACGGCGGCCGTCCAGAACGGCTTCAACATCGTCACGGCGGAGACAAAAAATCCCCCGGTTGCAGCTCATCCAGAAACCACCTTCGGCGTCGTCCAGGATGTGAAATATCTTGTCGTCATACAGCCCGACCCGACTGGTGAGGGAGGTGATTTGCCCACGCCGCAAACGGCTCAACCCACCTTCCGTCCCAATCCAGAGCGTGCCGTCGGGGTCCTCGTGAAGGGTAAACACCGTGTTGTTGAGCAGCCCTTCTGCCATCCCGTAGTGGGTAAACCGTCCGGCGTGCCAGAGCGACAACCCACCCTGCGTACCGATCCAGACGCCACCTGCCCGCCGGGGCAACAGGCAGCGCACGATGTTGTCTGGCAGCCCATTCTCGACCGTAAACGGCTCAATCCGTCCCGCCTGGAGACGGTTCAAACCGCCGCCGTAAGTGCCAATCCACAGGGCGCCGGTGTCGTCCTGACACAGGGCATAGACTGCGTCGCTGGAAAGTCCACGTGATTTGTCATAGCGCGCCACGATCCTGCCGTTCTCGATGAGCACCACCCCACCGCCATTGGTGCCAACCCAGACGCCACCACCCCGGTCCGGGTACACCGACCGGACGGCCTCGTTGGTCAATCCCTGCGCCTTGCCGTACACCGTCGTCTGGCGACCGTCGAGCACACACACCCCGCCGCCATCCGTCCCGATCCAGAGCCGCCCGGCCTGGTCTTCGCACACACTGCGGACACTCTCGGCCGGCAACCCCTGTGGCGCGCCAAAGACCGTTACCCTTGTATCCCTCAAGCGCGTCAACCCGGCATTCGTGCCAAGCCAGAGGCTTCCCTCACGGTCTTCGGAAAGCGAACGCACGAAGTCCTGGGTCAGTCCGTCGCGCGCCGTGAAAGTCTCAAAACGTCCCTGGTACAGACGGGCGACGCCGCCGCCATCGGTGCCAATCCACAGAACGCGGTCACGGTCTTCCCACAACGTCCAGACCAGCCGGCTGGGCAGCCCCTGCCGCTCGGCATACAGTGTGGTCTGCCCCTCCCGGCGGGCCACCAGCCCCACCCCATAGAAGGCGAGCCACAGGATGCCGTCCGAAGTCTCCCGGATGGCGGTGACGGTATCCCCGGCAGGAGCTTCGTCCACGGTAAAACGCGCAAGCTGCCCGCCCACCACGCGATGGAGCCCGGCGCCCTCCGTTCCGACCCACAGCATACCGGTGCGGTCAAAGCCGAGCGCCAGGATTTTGAAGGGGCGCTCGGCCGGGCAGATTTCCCAGCGGCCCTGGTGAAAACGGCTCAGGCCCTGGTTCGTTCCGACCCAGAGCGTACCATCCGGGCCTTCGCACAGGGCATAAACAAAGTCACCGGCCAGTCCGTCGGCTTTCGTGAGGGCTGTAAATACGCCGTCCCGGTAGCGGAGCAGTCCGCCGCCGAGCGTGCCCATCCACAGCGTGCCGGCGCGGTCTTCACACAGGGACCACACACTGTTGTTTTTGATGGCCGGCGTGTTCCGCCGGTCAAAAACCGTGAAGCTGAACCCGTTGAAGCGGGCCACGCCCTCATACGTGGCCAACCACAGGTAGCCATCCCGGGTCTGCAGAATGGCGTGGACGCTCTGCTGGGGGAGTCCCTCCTGGAAGATGTCCCGTCCATACTGCGTGACCGTCTTGTGCGGGTCCAGCGCCGCAGCCGGTATGGCGCACAACAGCCACCAGAAACACAGGACATACCAGCGGCTGAAGCACCACCGACGGCGCACCGGTTGGCAGTACACCATCGGTAGTGGAATGCCTCCAGATTCAACCAACATGGACACAGGGGCGTTTTTCCGGGTTATCAACCGCTTTGCGCAGCACCTCGTGAACCACCGGAGCCGTGTCGCCTTCGCCCAGAAACAGATACTTGAAGGCGTAGCCAATCGGACTGCCTTCCGTCCACCCAAAGTACACGTCGGGAATCACGCCGGTTTCCTTCTGGGCATGGAGCAGAAAGGCCGCAATGGCATTGGGCACGGCCGGGCTGTCACAGCGCAGGATACGATGCTTCCCCACCGTCACCCCGTGGACTTCGAGCACCTCATCGTTGAACTCGGAGGGATTGACAATCTGCACCTCGAAAAACAGCACCGGTTCGTCGTGGTTGATGCGGTGCACCCGCTTGAGTTCAGCGCGTTTGCGGGCATATTCCCGCTCGGTGCCGGTCTGGGGACGGTTGGCGGCAATACGGAGCATGTTGTTGCGGACGGCTTCGTGCAGAAACTTCCGGGCTTTGTCATCCAGAACGACGCGCTTCGTCCGCAACTCCGTCGCCCGCAGCGCCCGCGAAACCAGCGAAACAAAGATGAGCGACAGAATGAACGCCAGGCAGACCTTCAGCCCCGTCGGGCGTTCGCGGATGTTTTCGAGCGTCGTGTAGGTAAACACCAGCGCAATGGCAATGAAACCGGCGTACGTCCAGCCCCCATCGCGGCGGGCCGAGATGACGACGGCAATCGAGGCCGACAGCATCAGCATGAGCACGCCGGTGGCATAGGCGTCGCCCTGGGCTTCGATGCTGGCGTCGAAAAACCAGGTAACGAACAGCGTCACGCCCGTGATGACCACCACCAGCGGACGATTCGCCCGCGCCCACTCCGGGGCCATGCCGTAGCGCGGCAGGTAGCGCGGGATGAGATTCAGCAGCCCGGCCATGGCGGAAGCGCCGGCGTACCACAGAATGGCCGCTGTCGTCAGGTCGTAGAGCGTCCCAAAACCGACGCCGAAAAACTCGTGCGCCAGATAGGCCAGCGCGCGCCCGGCCGCCTTGCCGTTCGGTTCGAGCGCGGACGGCGGGATGAGCAGGGTCGTCACGAGCGAACTGCCAATGAGCGCCAGCGACATGATGACCGCCGCCGTCAGCAACAGCTTTTTCGCATTGCGGATGCGCCCGGCCGGGTTGTCGGGCGTGTCGGTCAGATCGCCCTTGATGAGGGGCATGACGGTCACACCGGTTTCAAAACCGGACAGACCAAGTGCCAGTTTAGGGAAAGCCAGCAGTGACAGCACGAAAATCAGCCACACATTGCCGTGGGAAGCACCCGCCGCCAATGCCTGCTGCCAGCGGGGAAACACCTCCGGGTGGGTGATGATTTCGTACAGCCCCCGGCCGATGACGATGACATTCAGCCCCATGAAGGCAATGACCAAGGCGACGGCAATGTAGATGGCTTCGGCAAAGCCCTTGAGAAAAATGGCGCCCAGCAGGACGAGCAGGAAAAAGGTCAGCAGCAACCGGTGGTCGAGCCAATGCGGAGCGAAGGGATTTTCAATCAGGTGCTCGGCGGCATCGGCCGCCGAAAGCGTGATGGTGATGACGAAATCCGTGGCGGCAAAACCCAGCAGACACAAAACGAAGGTCTTTCCCCGCCATCCCGGCAGCAGTTGTTCGAGCATGGCGATGCTGCCCTGCCCATTCGGGCTTTCGCGGGCCACACGCCAGTACATGGGCACCGCCCCGAACAGGGTCAGCGCCACCAGAAACAGCGTGGCGACGGGTGCCAGCGCGCCCACGGCCAGAAAAGCGATGTAGGGCTGATACGCCAGAGTCGAGAAGTAATCCACACCGGTCAGACACATCACCTGCCACCAGGGCTTGGTGGGATGGGTGTGGACGCGGGCCTTGGCAGCGGAAAGCGTCCGATCACGTGCGCCTTCCAGAAACCAGGCCCTGAACCGAACAATGGTGCGTAACATACATTTTTCAGTCGTCAGGCCTGTGCCTGAAGCCCTGACGACCGCTCCGGGGCAGCATTCTAAAGCATTTCGCAGTTTGGCCAAACTGAGCGAAACAAAGCCGCCGCCAGGGTGTGCGCTAGTCTCCGCTGCGCAGGATGCCGAGTGGTTTTTTGCGGAGGATGTCCCAACTGGCCACGCCCCCCACCAGAAGGACGAGCAGAAACGTTCCCCCGGCACCAATGAGCCAGTCTTCCCAGAACGGAAGCCATTCGCTGCGCAGGACGTAGCGGGTGATGTACCAGCTTGCCCCCAGCGCGCCGCCGCCGCCGATGATGACGGCGGCCACAGCCAGCGCACCGTATTCGATGAGGGTCAGCCCGATGAGCGTCACGAAACGCGCCCCAAGGGTTTTGAGCAGGGCGGTTTCATACTGCCGCTGATAGCGGGTCAGGGTCACAGCCCCGATGAGCATGGCCACGCCGCTGAATACAACCAGGCTGCCAATTGTGGTCAGCGCCGATTGAAGCCCCTCCAGAATCGTGCGCACCGTTTTCAGGAACTCACTCGTCAGCGCGACCAGAACGTTGGGAGACACCCTGGTGACCGCTGCCGTCAGCCTGCGGTAGGCGTCGGGCGAGCGGTCAAGGACATCCGTTTTGACCGTTCCCAGGAAGGTCTGTGGCGCTTGCTCCAGAACCTTCCCCGGCCGGGCCACAATGGCAAAAAACTGCTGGCTGCGGCGCGGCTCGATGCGCCGGATACTGCTCACGATGCCGGTCACTTCCCGCCCCTGGATGTCAAGCGTCAGGCGGTCGCCGACACGCACACCGAGATTGTTTTGCAGAAAGGTCTCCAGCGACAGCTCCAGGGTGTCCGAGGGCGTGGGGGCCCACCACTTCCCTTCCACGACGGTTTCCCCGGCATCGAGTTCGGCCCGGTAGGTCAGGCGAAACTCACGGTCAACGGCCGCCCGCCGTCCGGCTTCCCGGATGGCGGCGAAGTCAATCCGCCGGCCGTTGATGGCGGTAATCCGTGCCGAGATGAGCGGGATGAACGTAGGGCGTGTCTGCAGATGCTGTTCCACAACAGCCCCGACCCGGTCGGTCTGGGAGGGCAGGACGTTGAGCAACAACAGGTTCGGGAGGTTTTCGGCGGCGGCCAGATTGACGCTGTAGAGCAGATTGCGCTCCACCAGGCGCACGGTCAGGGCAAAGAACAGCCCCACGCCGACCGTCATCACAATCACGGCGGCCTGGTTGCCGGGCCGGCGCAGCGCCGCCAATCCCTGCCGGAGGGTGAACAAGGGCACGTGCCGCCCCAGGCTCGCCAGACGGATGACCACCCAACTGACGGCATAGAGCACCAGCAGGGTCACGGCCATGGTCTGGAACACGGTGTTGCCCAGACGGAACGACCCCGCCTGCCAGAGAAACAGCGCATACAGCGCGCCCAGCGCGAGCAGTCCAACCGGGAGCGCCCAGCGCAGCGGCAGTGCCAGCGGTTCGACCCGACTGCGGAGGAGCAGATTGGGCTTGACATTGCGCACACCGGCCAGCGGGACGACCGAAAAGGCCAGCGCCACGATGAGTCCGATGCCAAAGCCCTGCCCGATGGCGGACCAGGTCAGCTCGAACACCACCGGGAAGGGGAACTGTCCGGCGGCCTTCGGCCCCAGCCCCCGGACGGACAACGCCGCCAGTCCCCAGCCGCAGGCGCTGCCCAGCAGCCCCAGCATGGCCATCTGGAGGGTATAGACGCCAAACACGAGAGAACTGGAAGCGCCCAGACACTTGAGGACGGCAATGGCGCGGATGCGCTGACCGATGATGGTGTAGGTGACACTGGCGATACCGACGCCGCCCAGCATCGTGACGGCAATGCCGACCAGTCCGAAAAAGTTTTCGGTTTCGTCCAGCGGCGCGGACACACGGGCTTCACGGGCGCGGGCGGTCTCGACCGACGCCCCGCTGTTCGTCGGCAGTTCCTGGCGCAGAGCGCGGGCCAGGTCGGCGATGCGGTCGGGACGGTCGCCAACGCGCAACCGTACGGCATAGGTGGCGCGTGCATCAGGCGTCAGCAGCCCCGTCGTCTTCATATCGGCCGCCGACATCAGGACCAGCGGTGACGCGCCGATGGCCGTCGGCGTATCCTCGCGGCGGAAGGTGCCGCGAATGGTGAATGTCTGGCTGCCAATCTTCAGCGGCTTTCCCACGGCGGTATCCAGGCGGTCCAGCAGGGATGCCGCCACGATAATCCCCCGCCCGGTCAGCAGGTCATAGTGGTACGTTCCGCTTTCCAGCAGGATTTGCCCATCGAGCGGATAGCGTTCATCCACGGCGCGCACGAGCACGCGCGTTGCTTCTTCGCTGTCCGCCACGACGCCCGTCGCCAGCTCGATGGCATCGGTGCGGGCGGCATCGGGAAAGGTGGTCAGGACGGCATCCAGACGGGGGCGCAGCACGGCCAGCCGCCCGTAAGGCAGCCGGACTTCCACATCGGCCGCCAGAAAGCCACGGGACTGCCGGACGAGCGCCACGCGCAGGTTCTGAATGGCCGAGCGGAGGGTGATGACCAGCCCTGTCCCCACAGCCAGGCAGACGAGGAAAAAGACCATCTGACGCCAGGTGGCCCGCATCTCGCGCCAGAACATACGCAGGGCAAACAACATAGAGGGCAGCCGGGACCGGGGCTAGAAAATCGTCCAGGAAGACGGCTCGGAGGGATCGCCAGCCGGAGGATGATGGTCCAGGCAACGGTAGGCAAGGCGCTGGCGGCGCTCCTCACCGCCCACCCGGTGCGCATCGAGCAGCACCCGCTGCTCCCGGACCCGCAACCGATCAACGGCAAAGCCCACGTCCTCAACCATCATTTTCAGGCACACGGAAGTAAATCCCCAGAAGTTGCTTGCGTCTGCATTCGGCTGTCCCCGGTCCGGGAACCGTTCAGGGTCTGGGAGAAAGCGCATCACTGGCTCAGACCGCAGGGCTTCCGGCAACTCGGAATCTATGCAATAGGACTCAATCAGAAGCCGATGCGACGCCAGCGCCGCGCCGTTGGAAAGAGCGCGGTAAGGGTCGGCCGTGTGGTAGAGCAGCCCCAGCATAAGCACGATGTCAAACGGCCCATAGCCGCCCAGCGAAGCGTCCAGAACATTGACCTGATGGTGTGGGATGTCCACGCCCTGAATCATGGACAGCAGCGCAAAGCCGGAGTTATCCCGGTGGCGATAGTCGAACGCAACGACGGAGGCTCCCTGCCGATGCGCCCGGAAACTGAAATACCCGTTCGAGGCGCCCACATCCGCCAGGCGAATACCGGTCAGGTCTTCCGGCAGTTCCAACTCCAGCCACAGCCCCTCCGGGTTGTACGTGCCATGCGTCCGAACGTCAGGGAGCACCTCGAAATCGTGGTGCCAGTGGTGCGCCGCAATCAGTCGCCGGGCAACATCCGTCTCCAGCATCTTCTCATTCCACCCTGTGTCGTGGACGCACTTCCCCAGGCAACCTGAAAGCTTGGCTGGCTGAAGGCACAAGCAGCCACGTTACAACTTCAGCATCGTTCGGGCAGCATAGACCTGAGGACGATGCCGACACCAGACCGCCCGGCCAGTTTTCCGGACAGCCCGCGGCGGATGCCATCACACCCCGGCGGTACCATCCGGCAGCTTCACGCCTTGTCTGGTGTGTTACAACATCACATCCGAAAGTTCGGCAAAACCATTCAACCACATGGCGTCAGCTTATGCTCTACGACAAAAAAATTGCCATTCTCGGCGTCGGCAAACTGGGTGAGGCGCTGGTTTCAGGACTCGTCCGCCGGGCAGATGTCGAGCGTACCAACCTCATTGGCTCCGTAGCCCGCCAGGCTTCGATGGCGCGCGTGGATTTGCGGCTTGGCATCCCGGTCACGACCGACAATGCTGCGGCCGTCGCCGGGCGCGACATTGTCATTCTGGCCGTCAAACCCCAGAACATGACGGCCGTTCTCGAAAGCATTGCCCCGGCCGTTTCCGCGTCACAACTTTTCATCAGCGTGGCGGCATCGGTCAGTACGTCCTTCATTGAAGAGCGTCTGCCGGTGCCGGCGGCCGTCATCCGCGCCATGCCCAATACGCCGGCGCTGCTCAACGAGGGCATGTCCGTCCTGTGCGCCGGACGCCGCGCCACACCGGAGCATCAGCGGTTAGCTGAAGAAATTTTCAGCGCCGTCGGGCGCACCGCCTTTCTCGAAGAAAAGCTCATGGATGCGGTTACGGGTCTGTCGGGAAGTGGCCCGGCCTACATCTACGTGGTGCTCGAAGCCCTGTCGGAAGCCGGCGTCAAGCTCGGCATTCCGCGTGACATTTCGACCCTGCTGGCGGCGCAGACCATGCTCGGCGCAGCGAAGCTGGCGCTTGAAACCGGACAGCACCCGGCACTGCTGCGGGACAGCGTCACAACACCGGCCGGCTGTACCGTGGACGGGCTGCTTGAACTCGAAGAGGGCAAGCTGCGCGTCACGCTCATCAAAGCTGTGGTGCGCGCTGCTGAGCGGGCCCGGGAACTTGTCAACAGCTAAGGGGACGTTGGCGGGGGTGGCGCAGCGAGGTTCTGGCAGCTCCATCCGATTCGCCAATTGACGCAGCTTCAGCCGATGGCTATCTTTGCGTCACGCCGCTCAAAATGCTTGCTTCTGTGCAGGATGCGCCACACTTACAGTGCAGCATCATCCATGGGCGGCACGCAATTTCCCTCTGGAAAAAGGATAGGTAGCAGCCATGGCCTTCGAGTGGTGTAACGGAAGGTTGCGTCAAAACCGGGTGATGGACAGCCGATGGTCTGCCCCGCAAAACGGCTGTCTGACGCAACTGTGTTGTGGACAAGCACTGGCAGGTGTGATGTTGGCCCTGTATTTCATTCTGGGGTTTGCCGTCTTTCCCGGACTGGCGCAATCAGCCAGCACCGGGCAGTTACGCGGCACAGTTCGCGATCCCCAGGGGGCAGTGGTGGCCGGGGCAACGGTCACGCTGACCGAGCAGGCAACCGGCAGCAAGCGCGAAGTGACGACCGGCAGCAACGGCGATTACGTGTTTACCCTGCTTCCGCCCGGAAAGTACCGGCTGGAAGTCCGCTCGGCCGGTTTCAAGACGAGCGTGACGGAAAACATCACGGTCAACATTACCGGCGTGACAACGAACGATGTTTCGCTTGAAATCGGGGAAGCGGCATCGGAGGTCATCAACGTTTCGGGCGAAGCGCCGTTGATTCAGGCGGACTCGGCCGCGCATGGGCGCGTCGTGGATGAGCGCAACATCCGCCAGCTTCCCCTGCCGACCCGCAACTTCCAGCAACTTCTGGCACTTTCCGCCGGAGCCGCCTCCAACATCTTCAACACGTCGGAAGTGGGCCGCGGTGATACAGCCATCAACGTCAACGGCCAGCGCACGACGAGCAACTCGATTCTCATCAACGGGATTGACGTGAACTCCATCGGCACCGGGTC
This window contains:
- the proC gene encoding pyrroline-5-carboxylate reductase — encoded protein: MLYDKKIAILGVGKLGEALVSGLVRRADVERTNLIGSVARQASMARVDLRLGIPVTTDNAAAVAGRDIVILAVKPQNMTAVLESIAPAVSASQLFISVAASVSTSFIEERLPVPAAVIRAMPNTPALLNEGMSVLCAGRRATPEHQRLAEEIFSAVGRTAFLEEKLMDAVTGLSGSGPAYIYVVLEALSEAGVKLGIPRDISTLLAAQTMLGAAKLALETGQHPALLRDSVTTPAGCTVDGLLELEEGKLRVTLIKAVVRAAERARELVNS
- a CDS encoding amino acid transporter, translating into MLRTIVRFRAWFLEGARDRTLSAAKARVHTHPTKPWWQVMCLTGVDYFSTLAYQPYIAFLAVGALAPVATLFLVALTLFGAVPMYWRVARESPNGQGSIAMLEQLLPGWRGKTFVLCLLGFAATDFVITITLSAADAAEHLIENPFAPHWLDHRLLLTFFLLVLLGAIFLKGFAEAIYIAVALVIAFMGLNVIVIGRGLYEIITHPEVFPRWQQALAAGASHGNVWLIFVLSLLAFPKLALGLSGFETGVTVMPLIKGDLTDTPDNPAGRIRNAKKLLLTAAVIMSLALIGSSLVTTLLIPPSALEPNGKAAGRALAYLAHEFFGVGFGTLYDLTTAAILWYAGASAMAGLLNLIPRYLPRYGMAPEWARANRPLVVVITGVTLFVTWFFDASIEAQGDAYATGVLMLMLSASIAVVISARRDGGWTYAGFIAIALVFTYTTLENIRERPTGLKVCLAFILSLIFVSLVSRALRATELRTKRVVLDDKARKFLHEAVRNNMLRIAANRPQTGTEREYARKRAELKRVHRINHDEPVLFFEVQIVNPSEFNDEVLEVHGVTVGKHRILRCDSPAVPNAIAAFLLHAQKETGVIPDVYFGWTEGSPIGYAFKYLFLGEGDTAPVVHEVLRKAVDNPEKRPCVHVG
- a CDS encoding DUF1698 domain-containing protein; this encodes MLETDVARRLIAAHHWHHDFEVLPDVRTHGTYNPEGLWLELELPEDLTGIRLADVGASNGYFSFRAHRQGASVVAFDYRHRDNSGFALLSMIQGVDIPHHQVNVLDASLGGYGPFDIVLMLGLLYHTADPYRALSNGAALASHRLLIESYCIDSELPEALRSEPVMRFLPDPERFPDRGQPNADASNFWGFTSVCLKMMVEDVGFAVDRLRVREQRVLLDAHRVGGEERRQRLAYRCLDHHPPAGDPSEPSSWTIF
- a CDS encoding ABC transporter permease, coding for MLFALRMFWREMRATWRQMVFFLVCLAVGTGLVITLRSAIQNLRVALVRQSRGFLAADVEVRLPYGRLAVLRPRLDAVLTTFPDAARTDAIELATGVVADSEEATRVLVRAVDERYPLDGQILLESGTYHYDLLTGRGIIVAASLLDRLDTAVGKPLKIGSQTFTIRGTFRREDTPTAIGASPLVLMSAADMKTTGLLTPDARATYAVRLRVGDRPDRIADLARALRQELPTNSGASVETARAREARVSAPLDETENFFGLVGIAVTMLGGVGIASVTYTIIGQRIRAIAVLKCLGASSSLVFGVYTLQMAMLGLLGSACGWGLAALSVRGLGPKAAGQFPFPVVFELTWSAIGQGFGIGLIVALAFSVVPLAGVRNVKPNLLLRSRVEPLALPLRWALPVGLLALGALYALFLWQAGSFRLGNTVFQTMAVTLLVLYAVSWVVIRLASLGRHVPLFTLRQGLAALRRPGNQAAVIVMTVGVGLFFALTVRLVERNLLYSVNLAAAENLPNLLLLNVLPSQTDRVGAVVEQHLQTRPTFIPLISARITAINGRRIDFAAIREAGRRAAVDREFRLTYRAELDAGETVVEGKWWAPTPSDTLELSLETFLQNNLGVRVGDRLTLDIQGREVTGIVSSIRRIEPRRSQQFFAIVARPGKVLEQAPQTFLGTVKTDVLDRSPDAYRRLTAAVTRVSPNVLVALTSEFLKTVRTILEGLQSALTTIGSLVVFSGVAMLIGAVTLTRYQRQYETALLKTLGARFVTLIGLTLIEYGALAVAAVIIGGGGALGASWYITRYVLRSEWLPFWEDWLIGAGGTFLLVLLVGGVASWDILRKKPLGILRSGD
- a CDS encoding two-component regulator propeller domain-containing protein, whose amino-acid sequence is MLVESGGIPLPMVYCQPVRRRWCFSRWYVLCFWWLLCAIPAAALDPHKTVTQYGRDIFQEGLPQQSVHAILQTRDGYLWLATYEGVARFNGFSFTVFDRRNTPAIKNNSVWSLCEDRAGTLWMGTLGGGLLRYRDGVFTALTKADGLAGDFVYALCEGPDGTLWVGTNQGLSRFHQGRWEICPAERPFKILALGFDRTGMLWVGTEGAGLHRVVGGQLARFTVDEAPAGDTVTAIRETSDGILWLAFYGVGLVARREGQTTLYAERQGLPSRLVWTLWEDRDRVLWIGTDGGGVARLYQGRFETFTARDGLTQDFVRSLSEDREGSLWLGTNAGLTRLRDTRVTVFGAPQGLPAESVRSVCEDQAGRLWIGTDGGGVCVLDGRQTTVYGKAQGLTNEAVRSVYPDRGGGVWVGTNGGGVVLIENGRIVARYDKSRGLSSDAVYALCQDDTGALWIGTYGGGLNRLQAGRIEPFTVENGLPDNIVRCLLPRRAGGVWIGTQGGLSLWHAGRFTHYGMAEGLLNNTVFTLHEDPDGTLWIGTEGGLSRLRRGQITSLTSRVGLYDDKIFHILDDAEGGFWMSCNRGIFCLRRDDVEAVLDGRRPALESTRVYGIPDGMRTRQCNGASSPAGWATRRGELWFPTARGAVRIIPRELVSNPLPPPVWIERVVVNGVPCIDVPTAEGQGTFAQDEGRVEFDCAGLSFLIPDRVRFRFRLEGYDANWVDVGDRRTAFYTNLSAGRYVFRVQACNNDDVWNEVGAAYSFYLYPPLWRRWWMLTLYGLVVVGAVYGGVRWRLGILERRAAQLEAVVQARTAEVVRQRDEIAMQQAEMLDSIRYAERIQRSMLMYRERMAAVLEEHFIVFLPKDIVSGDFYWFDQVGEDEDVIVAVADCTGHGVPGALLAMAGSILLTQIVRGEGITDPAAILERLDASLLETLQVHGHRETAASVETLDGLEMTLCHISLRHRQVTFAGAGRPLYYAVAGEGPEENGLIRQLSGNRRAIGGFSRRHRETFRNHGLSFDRGLVLYLTSDGFADQPGGAQGRRYSTRVLRQQLGRLYHRPLAEQKAQLLALLQDYQNGLPQRDDITVLGIRLGDWD